In Danaus plexippus chromosome 28, MEX_DaPlex, whole genome shotgun sequence, a genomic segment contains:
- the LOC116776225 gene encoding histone H2A, sperm-like, whose amino-acid sequence MSTKKKSKSRSSRAGLHFPVGRIHKILRKGNYAPRIGAGAPVYLAAALEYLSAEILELATEVAKENNKTRVIPRHILFAIKNDEELNRMLSGVTISQGGVLPAIHAQLLPKKTVKNTQPSQSQSSQSQ is encoded by the coding sequence ATGTCTACCAAAAAGAAGAGCAAGTCGCGGTCATCTCGAGCCGGTCTCCACTTCCCCGTCGGAAGAATCCACAAGATCCTAAGGAAAGGAAACTACGCGCCCAGGATCGGGGCTGGAGCGCCTGTCTACTTGGCAGCAGCGCTGGAATACTTATCAGCTGAAATACTGGAGCTGGCGACGGAAGTGGCTAAGGAGAACAACAAGACTAGAGTCATCCCCCGACACATACTGTTCGCCATCAAGAACGATGAGGAGCTCAACAGAATGCTGTCCGGAGTGACCATCTCTCAGGGCGGCGTGCTGCCGGCTATACACGCGCAGCTGCTGCCCAAGAAGACGGTCAAGAACACGCAGCCGTCACAGTCACAATCATCACAGTCAcagtaa
- the LOC116776226 gene encoding histone H3, with translation MTSMQWLQHNIEMARTKQTARKSTGGKAPRKQLATKAARKSAPATGGVKKPHRYRPGTVALREIRRYQKSTELLIRKLPFQRLVREIAQDFKTDLRFQSSAVMALQEASEAYLVGLFEDTNLCAIHAKRVTIMPKDIQLARRVRGERA, from the coding sequence atgacaaGTATGCAGTGGCTACAACACAACATCGAGATGGCTCGCACCAAGCAAACCGCTAGGAAGTCTACTGGGGGCAAAGCACCACGAAAACAACTGGCGACCAAAGCTGCCAGGAAGAGCGCTCCCGCCACCGGCGGAGTGAAGAAGCCACACAGATACAGGCCGGGGACCGTAGCCCTGAGAGAGATAAGGAGATACCAGAAGAGCACCGAGCTGCTCATCAGGAAGCTGCCCTTCCAGCGACTGGTGCGAGAGATAGCACAGGACTTCAAGACGGACCTAAGGTTCCAGAGCTCAGCTGTGATGGCGCTGCAGGAGGCCAGCGAGGCGTACCTCGTGGGACTATTCGAGGACACCAACCTGTGTGCCATCCACGCCAAGAGAGTCACCATCATGCCCAAGGACATCCAGCTAGCCAGGAGAGTGCGCGGAGAGAGAGCTTGA
- the LOC133319757 gene encoding histone H2A, sperm-like produces the protein MSSKRKSKSRSSRAGLHFPVGRIHKILRKGNYAPRIGAGAPVYLAAALEYLSAEILELATEVAKENNKTRVIPRHILFAIKNDEELNRMLSGVTISQGGVLPAIHAQLLPKKTVKNTQPSQSQSSQSY, from the coding sequence atGTCTTCCAAAAGGAAGAGCAAGTCGCGTTCATCCCGCGCCGGTCTCCACTTCCCCGTCGGAAGAATCCACAAGATCCTAAGGAAAGGGAACTACGCGCCCAGGATCGGGGCTGGAGCGCCTGTTTACTTGGCAGCAGCGCTGGAATACTTATCAGCTGAAATACTGGAGCTGGCGACGGAAGTGGCTAAGGAGAACAACAAGACGAGAGTCATCCCCCGACACATACTGTTCGCCATCAAGAACGACGAGGAGCTCAACAGAATGCTGTCCGGAGTGACCATCTCTCAGGGCGGCGTGCTGCCCGCTATACACGCGCAGCTGCTGCCCAAGAAGACGGTCAAGAACACGCAGCCGTCACAGTCACAATCATCACAGTCAtattaa
- the LOC133319773 gene encoding histone H3-like, translating to MARTKQTARKSTGGKAPRKQLATKAARKSAPATGGVKKPHRYRPGTVALREIRRYQKSTELLIRKLPFQRLVREIAQDFKTDLRFQSSAVMALQEASEAYLVGLFEDTNLCAIHAKRVTIMPKDIQLARRVRGERA from the coding sequence ATGGCTCGCACCAAGCAAACCGCTAGGAAGTCTACCGGGGGCAAAGCACCACGGAAACAACTGGCGACCAAAGCTGCCAGGAAGAGCGCTCCCGCCACCGGCGGAGTGAAGAAGCCACACAGATACAGGCCGGGGACGGTAGCCCTGAGAGAGATAAGGAGATACCAGAAGAGCACCGAGCTGCTCATCAGGAAGCTGCCCTTCCAGCGACTGGTGCGAGAGATAGCACAGGATTTCAAGACGGACCTGAGGTTCCAGAGCTCAGCTGTGATGGCGCTGCAGGAGGCCAGCGAGGCGTACCTCGTGGGACTGTTCGAGGACACCAACCTGTGCGCCATCCACGCCAAGAGAGTCACCATCATGCCCAAGGACATCCAGCTAGCCAGGAGAGTGCGCGGAGAGAGAGCTTGA
- the LOC116776230 gene encoding histone H2A, sperm-like → MKMSSKKKSKSRSSRAGLHFPVGRIHKILRKGNYAPRIGAGAPVYLAAALEYLSAEILELATEVAKENNKTRVIPRHILFAIKNDEELNRMLSGVTISQGGVLPAIHAQLLPKKTVKNTQPSQSQSSQSQ, encoded by the coding sequence atgaagaTGTCTTCCAAAAAGAAGAGCAAGTCGCGTTCATCCCGCGCCGGTCTCCACTTCCCCGTCGGAAGAATCCACAAGATCCTAAGGAAAGGGAACTACGCGCCCAGGATCGGGGCTGGAGCGCCTGTTTACCTGGCAGCAGCCCTGGAATACTTATCAGCTGAAATACTGGAGCTGGCGACGGAAGTGGCTAAGGAGAACAACAAGACGAGAGTCATCCCCCGACACATACTGTTCGCCATCAAGAACGACGAGGAGCTCAACAGAATGCTGTCCGGAGTGACCATCTCTCAGGGCGGCGTGCTGCCCGCTATACACGCGCAGCTGCTGCCCAAGAAGACGGTCAAGAACACGCAGCCGTCACAGTCACAATCATCACAGTCAcagtaa
- the LOC116776229 gene encoding late histone H2B.L4-like, with the protein MAPTKVPKKPLKSMEKPIDKPISKSKKMKKKNYQSFSIYLFKLLRSVTKDNFGISRHSMLIMNNFVNDMLEKIASEAGKLVSHGKKTTLGSREIQSAIRLLIPGELAKHANIEGMKAITMYHNSTQRDEKS; encoded by the coding sequence ATGGCGCCGACAAAAGTACCGAAGAAACCTCTTAAATCTATGGAGAAGCCCATAGACAAGCCCATATCAAAAAGCAAGAAAATGAAGAAGAAGAATTATCAGAGCTTTTCAATATATCTATTCAAACTGTTGCGAAGCGTCACGAAAGATAACTTCGGAATATCCAGACATTCAATGTTGATAATGAATAACTTCGTGAACGACATGCTGGAGAAGATCGCTTCGGAAGCCGGTAAGCTGGTCTCCCATGGGAAGAAGACGACCCTTGGCAGTCGTGAGATCCAGAGCGCTATCCGCCTCCTAATCCCGGGGGAACTCGCTAAGCATGCCAACATCGAAGGCATGAAAGCTATCACAATGTATCACAACAGCACACAGAGGGATGAGAAGTCATAG
- the LOC116776231 gene encoding histone H4-like, whose protein sequence is MTGRGKGGKGLGKGGAKRHRKVLRDNIQGITKPAIRRLARRGGVKRISGLIYEETRGVLKIFLENVIRDAVTYTEHAKRKTVTAMDVVYALKRQGRTLYGFGG, encoded by the coding sequence ATGACAGGACGAGGAAAAGGTGGCAAAGGACTCGGTAAAGGAGGAGCGAAGAGACACAGGAAAGTGTTGAGAGATAACATCCAGGGAATAACGAAGCCGGCGATCAGGAGACTGGCTCGGAGAGGAGGAGTCAAGAGAATATCGGGTCTGATCTACGAGGAGACCAGGGGAGTGCTGAAGATATTCCTGGAGAACGTGATCAGAGACGCCGTCACCTACACGGAACACGCCAAGAGGAAGACGGTCACCGCCATGGACGTGGTGTACGCCCTCAAGAGACAGGGTCGGACGCTCTACGGCTTCGGAGGATGA
- the LOC133319758 gene encoding histone H4-like, producing MTGRGKGGKGLGKGGAKRHRKVLRDNIQGITKPAIRRLARRGGVKRISGLIYEETRGVLKIFLENVIRDAVTYTEHAKRKTVTAMDVVYALKRQGRTLYGFGG from the coding sequence ATGACGGGACGAGGAAAAGGAGGGAAAGGACTCGGTAAAGGAGGCGCTAAGAGACACAGGAAAGTATTGAGAGATAACATCCAGGGGATAACGAAGCCGGCGATCAGGAGACTGGCGCGGAGAGGAGGAGTCAAGAGAATATCAGGTCTGATCTACGAGGAGACCAGGGGAGTGCTGAAGATATTCCTGGAGAACGTGATCAGAGACGCCGTCACCTACACGGAACACGCCAAGAGGAAGACGGTCACCGCCATGGACGTGGTGTACGCCCTCAAGAGACAGGGTCGGACGCTATACGGCTTCGGAGGATGA